A single Triticum dicoccoides isolate Atlit2015 ecotype Zavitan chromosome 2A, WEW_v2.0, whole genome shotgun sequence DNA region contains:
- the LOC119358113 gene encoding uncharacterized protein LOC119358113, with translation MDRILSEMNELRKEMLHLPELCAQRMIEKLNKTDVSYKPSNLEEDEENLYRGINESSNDIGRPQKEFVYQKDDSDRFRTPSKMNLQKDDNGVDVTSRENTPFYCTPEYWDSFKGDMDDPVQVPKVSDEKAATSLETDEIASHASVGSQGVQEEVEEVTGRRKRRGSQHVKSPYVVPKPNKRAKRSAKGKLFQNGDVNKSGDEYDVVKASIKYVRVHEHLQKHAKTEIFNDGMEEGLTVRRACQIINHEWLSGDVIDAYSSFLVDKVNDDRFMLTTWRIHWLLHVRPGKKTARNDYEAESHSNGPVNRCEDEYIKKSKTYIPLNKQNNH, from the exons ATGGACCGGATTTTGAGTGAGATGAATGAGCTTCGGAAGGAAATGCTTCATTTGCCAGAGTTATGCGCACAG AGGATGATTGAGAAACTGAACAAAACCGACGTCTCCTACAAACCCAGTAACCTGGAAGAGGACGAAGAGAATCTGTACAGAGGCATTAATGAGTCTTCAAACGATATTGGACGTCCGCAAAAAGAGTTTGTATATCAAAAAGATGATTCAGACCGGTTCCGCACACCTTCCAAAATGAATTTGCAAAAGGATGATAACGGCGTTGATGTAACTTCTCGTGAAAACACACCTTTTTACTGCACACCTGAGTACTGGGATAGTTTCAAGGGTGATATGGATGATCCTGTCCAAGTACCAAAAGTATCAGATGAAAAAGCTGCCACATCTTTAGAGACGGACGAAATCGCATCGCATGCGTCGGTTGGTTCTCAAGGAGTACAAGAGGAAGTGGAGGAGGTTACTGGCAGGCGCAAGCGCAGAGGATCACAACATGTCAAGTCTCCTTATGTGGTCCCTAAACCAAACAAACGTGCAAAACGTTCTGCCAAAGGAA AATTGTTCCAAAATGGTGATGTTAACAAATCTGGTGATGAGTATGATGTGGTGAAAGCGTCCATCAAGTACGTGCGTGTGCATGAGCATTTACAAAAACATGCCAAAACAGAAATTTTCAATGATGGCATGGAAGAAGGTCTCACTGTGAGGAGAGCTTGTCAGATTATTAACCATGAGTGGCTAAGTGGCGAC GTAATTGATGCATACTCATCATTTTTGGTCGACAAAGTTAATGATGATCGTTTCATGTTAACAACTTGGAGGATACATTGGTTGCTTCACGTTAGACCCGGAAAGAAGACCGCCCGTAATGATTATGAAGCAGAGTCGCATAGTAATGGACCCGTGAACAGATGTGAGGACGAGTATATCAAAAAATCAAAG ACTTATATTCCTCTAAACAAGCAAAATAATCACTAG
- the LOC119356264 gene encoding auxin-responsive protein SAUR72-like, translating into MEQLGGKKSNKITEIVRLQQMLKKWRKLSVASKSDAAAASTPAVATVTAGGNGESKAKKFLKRTLSFTESPPSSAASSGPPPKGHLAVSVGPAMRRFVIPTEYLKHQAFAALLREAEEEFGFQQEGLLRIPCDVPAFEAILRAVDKGRAGGKHKDNAAFCYCSAEFAIAAADVGTPNNSLCR; encoded by the coding sequence ATGGAGCAGCTCGGGGGCAAGAAGTCGAACAAGATCACGGAGATCGTGCGGCTGCAGCAGATGCTCAAGAAGTGGCGCAAGCTCTCCGTCGCCTCCAAGTCCGACGCGGCGGCGGCCAGCACGCCCGCCGTCGCCACGGTCACCGCCGGAGGCAACGGCGAGAGCAAGGCCAAGAAGTTCCTGAAGCGGACGCTGTCCTTCACGGAGAGCCCGCCGTCGTCGGCGGCGTCGTCGGGGCCGCCGCCCAAGGGGCACCTGGCGGTGTCGGTGGGCCCGGCGATGCGGCGGTTCGTGATCCCGACCGAGTACCTCAAGCACCAGGCGTTCGCGGCGCTGCTCCGGGAGGCCGAGGAGGAGTTCGGGTTCCAGCAGGAGGGCCTGCTCCGCATCCCCTGCGACGTGCCCGCCTTCGAGGCCATCCTCCGCGCCGTCGACAAGGGCCGCGCCGGCGGCAAGCACAAGGACAACGCCGCCTTCTGCTACTGCAGCGCCGAgttcgccatcgccgccgccgacgtCGGCACCCCCAACAACTCCCTCTGCAGATAA